The following coding sequences are from one Salvia hispanica cultivar TCC Black 2014 chromosome 3, UniMelb_Shisp_WGS_1.0, whole genome shotgun sequence window:
- the LOC125216303 gene encoding GDSL esterase/lipase At5g14450 produces MEMYLVLYFFSSFMITNGNEITNLAPCNYTAIYNFGDSNSDTGGIAAAFYPPGPPSGITYFHRPAGRASDGRLIIDFIAEELGIPYLSPYLDSIGSNYKHGANFATGGATIQRPNESWTANGISPFSLDIQIEHFTQFRDRAAYAYNQAKDECIKQRVPKPDEDISKALFTLDIGQNDIAFGIRTMSLRLQLEALPKIVSQFITQVKALYVRGARTFWIHNTGPIGCLAAATTKVKDPAPGYLDEIGCVKYQNEICKQFNKQLRDEVVKVRAELADAAVVYVDMYAAKYDLISQVNKQGFGKPFDICCGYHGVGYDVWCGNRGNVDGREVYADSCRNASSVISWDGVHYTEAANHWIVRRILTGNLSDPMTAASTACHK; encoded by the exons ATGGAGATGTAtttggttttatattttttctcatcttttaTGATAACAAATGGCAATGAGATAACCAATTTGGCACCTTGCAACTACACTGCAATCTACAACTTTGGTGACTCCAATTCAGACACCGGAGGAATAGCAGCAGCATTTTATCCGCCGGGGCCACCTTCCGGCATCACCTACTTCCACCGCCCGGCCGGAAGAGCCTCTGACGGCCGCCTCATCATTGACTTCATCG cTGAGGAGCTGGGAATACCATACCTAAGCCCATATCTTGACTCAATCGGATCGAACTACAAACATGGTGCAAACTTCGCAACGGGAGGTGCAACCATTCAGCGCCCCAACGAGTCATGGACTGCCAACGGCATCAGCCCTTTCTCTCTCGACATTCAAATCGAGCATTTCACACAGTTTAGAGACAGGGCAGCTTATGCCTACAATCAAGCCAAGGATGAATGCATAAAACAAAGAGTACCAAAACCTGATGAGGACATCTCCAAAGCTCTCTTCACACTCGACATAGGCCAAAACGACATCGCTTTTGGTATACGAACAATGAGCCTGCGTCTCCAACTAGAAGCGCTGCCCAAAATAGTGAGCCAGTTCATCACTCAAGTGAAA GCTCTGTATGTGAGAGGGGCGAGGACCTTTTGGATACACAACACGGGACCAATCGGTTGTTTGGCGGCGGCAACGACAAAAGTCAAAGATCCGGCGCCGGGGTATCTAGACGAGATCGGATGTGtgaaatatcaaaatgagATTTGCAAGCAGTTTAATAAACAACTCAGGGATGAAGTCGTGAAGGTGAGAGCGGAGTTGGCTGATGCAGCTGTAGTGTATGTTGATATGTATGCTGCCAAGTATGATTTGATCAGCCAAGTTAACAAACAAG GATTTGGGAAGCCTTTCGATATATGCTGCGGCTATCATGGGGTCGGGTATGATGTTTGGTGCGGGAACAGAGGAAACGTGGATGGAAGGGAAGTATACGCAGATTCTTGTCGGAATGCTTCGTCGGTTATAAGCTGGGACGGCGTTCACTATACCGAAGCTGCAAATCATTGGATCGTGAGGCGTATATTGACCGGAAATTTGTCGGATCCGATGACTGCGGCTTCCACAGCTTGCCATAAATGA